AGCCACGACCCAGAAAGATGTGCATTTTAAATAGTTTGGTTCAGGATACAGCCAGCACCGCCGAGATGATCCTCGCTTGCCATATAGACACGCATTTCCCCTATTCACCCTGAGAGTTTGACAGGCAGTGCAAAAAGAAGTCATAAATTCTTAAGTATGACATCATCCAAGCCAACTTTCATTGTAAAATCAAAATTTCACATGATCGTTTTGCCTTCCTATAGATGTGGTTTTCAACAGCTATTCTGGTTCAGTTGAGTCATTTCTTGTTACTACACCCCCCAACCAAAAATCAAccgaactaaaaacaaaacaaaacaataagaaCCCCGAATAACCTGAATTCAGTACAAAAACAAGAACAGGGAGCATCAGCAGATCTGAAATTGCATAAGGAGCTGCCCTCCTCCTCGTAATTTCTACTTTAAGTAGCATGGGAGAAAAAAGGCGCAAGGACGACCTAGGAAGTTCCCCAATGCATCTCCTGTGAAACAGAAAGCCGCGGGCAGCTGGACcggcaagcaagggagaggggagtCGATCGCCCAGGAAGAGGGACCGAAGGGGCAAGAGACcgtggagagaggaggaaagagagctaGAAGGGAGCtagaaagaggggaaggggcgCTGAACGCAAGCGAAAGAAACCTCACACAGGGCACCACTAAAACAcgcacattttaaaatcagggataaaaaaaaaaaaaaggaaataataaaaaaaaaaccaaacccagaaaGTATGAGTTGGGTACCAAAAGCCATGTCTCGGGCTGCCGAGAGCGGCGCGTCTGCCCAAAGCGGCCCgtgtccccatctccctctcgGTCTCCGGATCTCCGCGCCCCGCAAGCCGCTCGGCTCCCGCGGCCGGCAGGACCGCACAAAGCCAGCGAGCCTTACCACGGATCCGGCGTCCACCGGCGCTCGGAGGGCCTGCGGGGGACGGACGCCTGCCGAGGATGGGCCGGGGTGGCTCCCCGGGCGCGGGCAGGAGAGACCTCCGGCCGCCCGCCTAGGCGGGGGTGAGGGGCTCCGCGGAGAGACGCGGTCACTGCCGCCCCCTGTGCGCTACCTCGGGCCGGCGGGGACGCGGCCGGAGGGGCTGCCGGCGGTGGCGCGTACCGCAATGTTTTGCCGCATCCCGGAGCCGACACGCAGCCCCCTCCCGGGTCCCGGGCCCAAGCAGCGGCCTCGTGGGTCGGGCAGCGGAGGCGGGGACCGCTCGGGAGGTCGCGGGGGGCCTTCAGCCCCGCTGCGCACACATCTCTCCGCGCGCTCCCGTCCCACAAGGGGCAGCTATTGGAGTTTCCGTCGGCCTCTAGACCCGGGCGTGCGGCGGTTGAGGGGTAAGAGACCGCCAGCCCAAGCCACGAGGCCGCGGGCCACTGGGGCGTCCCTGGCCCGCTTGTCACACAGGCAGAGTGACCCGGTGGCTCCGTGGCCGAGAGCGGCGGTCCgggcacccccctgccccccctacCCTCCCacattccccttcccccctccccccccccccccccccgctgcccagGCACAAAATGCTGCTCTCACCACGCCAGAAATCAGCTCAACATTTGGGCATCTTGCAAAGTCGCGCTGCCAGCACTTGCCCGGCTTTGCAGGGCTTTTAGAGTTAGCTACCGGCTTCTCTCGTATTCCCAGTGTTGCAGGGTGCCAGCAGTCTCGGGCCAGCCCCCGGGCCACTGCCCGGAGCCCCAGACCCACGTCCGCCTAGAGTGCTTGCGAGGGGGGCGCAGAAAACAAAGCCAGCGCAGCGGCCTCGACAGCCCGAGCCGCCCTAGACCAGGACACTTTCCCCGCCGGGGAGGCAGCGATGTTAAGGACACCGGATTCTTTGGGTCCTCGGGGACCCGCGACCGCGCCGTGGGCAGGCAAGCAGGGTGGTGCTGGAGTAGCCACTGTGGTCGCTTTGGCCACTCCGCCGGCCCCAAACCAACACGAcccaaactaaaaataataagctACCTGCCCCCCtccgcgcgcacgcgcgcgcgcacacacacacacacgcgcgcgcgcgcgctgccGAGCCAAGCGGGAAGAGGCAGCGAGTGTCGGTGCAGCTCGCGCAGCCCCGCTGGTAATTCACCCACCTCCGGAGCCCCGCAGCTCTCGCAGGGCCCGCGGCGCCGCGATCCGCTCTGCAGTTTCCGCGATGGGCTCTACGTGATCCCGGATCCAGCTCCTCCGCGCCAGCTCGCCCGTCAAACCCAGCGAGCAGCCCTCGCAGGCAAGCAGGCGGGCAgcggcgcgcgcgcgcgcgcacccgGCCAGACACCGCGCGCGCACCCAGCCCCTCGCACACGGGCTGCACCTTTACATACACGCGCCGaatccccgcccccgccccccccccaccccccgcacacACGCAGCCTCCCTCCCAGCACTCAGGCACCTCGACCCCCGCACACTGCCGAGGCCCCCTGTCCCCCATCCAGACACCTCCACTTGATTCCTCTGCTGCCCACACGCCGAGAAAAGCACTTTCCTCCCGCACCCGCCCCCTCTTTATGCCTAAAACACCCCCTGGGGAGGAGCGACCCCTTTCCTCACGCGTAGAGACCCCAGTCCCCAAACGCGAGCGCGCCAACCTCCATCCTCCCACCACATACACGCACACTCGagtcctttctcctccttcagcCCCCCAAGAACGaaggcacacacagacacacacacagacacacacacaaccgGGGCATTCCTTTGAGAGAGCAACCGAGAACCCAGGCAAAGCCAAAGAAACgtcggagggggtgggggaggccgaGGGAGGTAGATAGGGGCGTCGAGTCTACGCGGGATTGAATAATTCCAGGACCGAGGGGGGTGAGTCAACAACAATGACATTCAAAGGCAACAATCGCACTTGGGCTTTGTATAACGGGTACGGTACCTTTGGCTAATTGTCACCTCGCAGAACGGAGGGCTCCGGGAATACTTCTTCGGTAGCGGGCAATCCTggatggagccttcttgggaccAGTTTCCCGGGATCCAGTAGTAGCCTCACTCCCCCTACCTGTCTGCGCGTAAGGGGCTGGGGGCTTTAAGGCAAAAGTGTAAAGCTTTAGCCCAGAGTGAGACTTATTTAGTGGCTTTAGGAGGAGACGGGTTAATCCCCCGCATCTTAGAACTCTGCATGCCTTCGGTGTAGAACGGGTTAAGCAGGACGATTaaagagctgggggtggggagagggggatagGGATAGAGGAAAGAGAGGTGTGGGACTGGGAGAGATGCCGCACTTGCGaccaaaagaaggggaaaaaaaaaaatctgctttggcTACTGAGCATGCCCAGTTCCCAGCTCGAGCCCTATAAGAGAGGCATTGTGTGCGTTCCACTTCTCCGGGCTTTGGTGGTGACCGGGAGGGGACTTTGGTCGGGGAGGGTGTTGGTGA
This region of Acinonyx jubatus isolate Ajub_Pintada_27869175 chromosome X, VMU_Ajub_asm_v1.0, whole genome shotgun sequence genomic DNA includes:
- the LOC128311450 gene encoding proline-rich protein 2-like, which codes for MSRAAESGASAQSGPCPHLPLGLRISAPRKPLGSRGRQDRTKPASLTTDPASTGARRACGGRTPAEDGPGWLPGRGQERPPAARLGGGEGLRGETRSLPPPVRYLGPAGTRPEGLPAVARTAMFCRIPEPTRSPLPGPGPKQRPRGSGSGGGDRSGGRGGPSAPLRTHLSARSRPTRGSYWSFRRPLDPGVRRLRGKRPPAQATRPRATGASLARLSHRQSDPVAPWPRAAVRAPPCPPYPPTFPFPPPPPPPPAAQAQNAALTTPEISSTFGHLAKSRCQHLPGFAGLLELATGFSRIPSVAGCQQSRASPRATARSPRPTSA